A single genomic interval of Catenulispora sp. EB89 harbors:
- a CDS encoding acetyl-CoA C-acetyltransferase, whose translation MPEAVIVSTARSPIGRAFKGSMTSIRPDDLTAQMVRAALDKVPALDPREIDDMYLGCGLPGGESGYNMGRVVATLLGYDHLPAATITRYCASSLQTTRMAFHAIKAGEGDVFISAGVETVSRYVKGSSDGLPDTQNPLFTDAVNRTNEFAAGGQVWHDPREDDTLPDVYIAMGQTAENLAQLKGISRKEQDEFGVRSQNLAEKAIADGFWEKDITPATLPDGTVVSKDDGPRPGVTYEKTSTLAPVFRPDGTVTAGNCCPLNDGAAAVVIMSDTKARELGLTPLARIVATGVTAMSPEIMGIGPVEATRNALKHAGMSIGDIDLVEINEAFAAQVIPSYQDLGIDLDRLNVNGGAIAVGHPFGMTGARITSTLINSLQWHDKQFGLETMCVGGGQGMALILERLS comes from the coding sequence ATGCCCGAGGCAGTGATCGTCTCCACCGCGCGTTCCCCGATCGGCCGCGCCTTCAAGGGCTCGATGACCTCCATCCGGCCCGACGACCTCACCGCGCAGATGGTGCGGGCCGCGCTGGACAAGGTGCCCGCGCTGGACCCCCGCGAGATCGACGACATGTACCTGGGCTGCGGCCTGCCGGGCGGCGAGTCCGGCTACAACATGGGCCGCGTCGTGGCCACGCTGCTGGGCTACGACCACCTCCCGGCCGCGACCATCACCCGCTACTGCGCGTCCTCGCTGCAGACCACGCGCATGGCCTTCCACGCCATCAAGGCCGGCGAGGGCGACGTCTTCATCTCCGCCGGCGTCGAGACCGTCTCGCGCTACGTCAAGGGCTCCTCCGACGGCCTGCCGGACACCCAGAACCCGCTGTTCACCGACGCCGTGAACCGCACCAACGAGTTCGCCGCCGGCGGCCAGGTCTGGCACGACCCGCGCGAGGACGACACGCTGCCGGACGTCTACATCGCGATGGGCCAGACCGCCGAGAACCTGGCGCAGCTCAAGGGCATCTCGCGCAAGGAGCAGGACGAGTTCGGCGTCCGCTCGCAGAACCTGGCCGAGAAGGCGATCGCCGACGGCTTCTGGGAGAAGGACATCACCCCGGCCACGCTGCCGGACGGCACCGTGGTCAGCAAGGACGACGGCCCGCGCCCCGGCGTCACCTACGAGAAGACCTCGACGCTGGCGCCGGTCTTCCGCCCCGACGGCACCGTCACCGCCGGCAACTGCTGCCCGCTGAACGACGGCGCCGCGGCCGTGGTGATCATGTCCGACACCAAGGCTCGCGAGCTCGGCCTGACCCCGCTGGCCCGGATCGTGGCCACCGGCGTCACCGCGATGTCCCCGGAGATCATGGGCATCGGCCCGGTCGAGGCCACGCGGAACGCGCTGAAGCACGCCGGGATGTCGATCGGCGACATCGACCTGGTCGAGATCAACGAGGCGTTCGCCGCCCAGGTCATCCCGTCCTACCAGGACCTGGGCATCGACCTGGACCGGCTGAACGTGAACGGCGGCGCGATCGCCGTGGGCCACCCCTTCGGGATGACCGGCGCGCGGATCACCAGCACCCTGATCAACTCCCTGCAGTGGCACGACAAGCAGTTCGGGCTGGAGACGATGTGCGTCGGCGGCGGCCAGGGCATGGCGCTGATCCTGGAGCGGCTGAGCTAG
- a CDS encoding sensor histidine kinase — translation MAALNVNMMDRKAYFWGIQALRTGGLVALSLTLFGINPKPGLHGHGLAITITLAVVAVAWIGMITFDIRKWPLQYPLALLSVSGGLLSILQQGPAIVVPAVAAFSAGSNLEPQISTAITVAGALSLTVSALIIGGSTTAVLGFTVILGTALAMGMIRYAIAQRANQAEQLLEQSLRASAAETEAAVLSERTRIAREIHDILAHSLGALAMQVEAAQALLTQENPDIEKAVRCVERAGQLTREGLVESRRAVHALREDIGPLSEMIGTMVEADGGTMTTVGEPRKLPADASLALYRTAQEAVTNARKHAPGKATEVHLRYDPDAVRLTVTNELAEADAARPLTNSGGGFGLSGLRERMELAGGSLDAGREGDDWLVRAVVPD, via the coding sequence ATGGCAGCGCTGAACGTGAACATGATGGACCGCAAGGCCTACTTCTGGGGCATCCAGGCGCTGCGCACCGGCGGTCTGGTGGCGCTGAGCCTGACCCTGTTCGGGATCAACCCCAAGCCGGGGCTGCACGGGCACGGGCTGGCCATCACGATCACCCTGGCCGTGGTGGCGGTGGCCTGGATCGGGATGATCACCTTCGACATCCGCAAGTGGCCGCTGCAGTACCCGCTGGCGCTGCTGTCGGTCAGCGGCGGCCTGCTCTCGATCCTGCAGCAGGGTCCGGCGATCGTCGTCCCGGCGGTAGCCGCCTTCTCCGCGGGCTCGAACCTGGAGCCGCAGATCTCGACCGCGATCACGGTGGCCGGGGCGCTCTCGCTGACCGTGTCCGCGCTCATCATCGGCGGATCGACGACCGCGGTGCTGGGCTTCACCGTCATCCTGGGCACCGCCCTGGCCATGGGCATGATCCGCTACGCCATCGCCCAGCGCGCGAACCAGGCGGAACAGTTGCTGGAGCAGTCGCTCCGGGCGTCGGCGGCCGAGACCGAGGCGGCGGTCCTGAGCGAGCGCACCCGCATCGCCCGCGAGATCCACGACATCCTGGCGCACTCGCTCGGTGCGCTGGCGATGCAGGTCGAGGCCGCACAGGCGCTGCTGACGCAGGAGAACCCGGACATCGAGAAGGCCGTCCGCTGCGTGGAGCGCGCCGGCCAGCTGACGCGCGAGGGCCTGGTCGAGAGCCGCCGCGCGGTCCACGCGCTGCGCGAGGACATCGGCCCGCTGTCGGAGATGATCGGCACGATGGTCGAGGCCGACGGCGGCACGATGACCACGGTCGGCGAACCCCGCAAGCTCCCGGCGGACGCCTCGCTCGCGCTGTACCGCACGGCGCAGGAGGCGGTGACGAACGCGCGCAAGCACGCCCCGGGCAAGGCCACGGAGGTGCACCTGCGCTACGACCCGGACGCGGTCCGGCTGACGGTGACCAACGAGCTCGCCGAGGCCGACGCCGCGCGCCCGCTGACGAACTCCGGCGGCGGCTTCGGGCTCAGCGGGTTGAGGGAGCGGATGGAGCTGGCCGGCGGGAGCCTGGACGCGGGGCGGGAGGGGGACGACTGGCTGGTGCGGGCGGTCGTGCCGGACTGA
- a CDS encoding response regulator → MTEIRVLIADDQAAVREGLALLLETMSEVSVVGQAGDGLEAAALAAELAPDVVLMDLNMPRADGIAATSTILAANPDIRVVVLTTYEDDASIVGALRAGALGYLTKAATRADIERAVKAAAAGQAILDPAVQRQLLAAATGGATNTAAAAATNGAAKSPGADPETADDLSPREADVLRLIAAGHSNREIAKKLFVGEATVKSHINRIFTKTGCRDRAQAVQYAFTHGYADPGTK, encoded by the coding sequence GTGACCGAGATCCGTGTACTCATCGCCGACGACCAAGCCGCGGTCCGCGAAGGGCTCGCATTGCTGCTGGAGACCATGTCCGAGGTGAGCGTGGTCGGGCAGGCCGGCGACGGGCTGGAGGCGGCGGCGCTGGCCGCGGAGCTGGCTCCCGACGTGGTGCTGATGGATCTCAACATGCCGCGCGCCGACGGCATCGCGGCGACCTCGACGATCCTCGCGGCGAACCCGGACATCCGCGTCGTCGTCCTCACCACCTACGAGGACGACGCCTCCATCGTCGGCGCCCTCCGGGCCGGCGCGCTCGGCTACCTCACCAAGGCCGCCACGCGGGCCGACATCGAGCGTGCGGTGAAGGCGGCGGCGGCCGGGCAGGCGATTCTCGATCCGGCCGTACAGCGGCAGTTGCTCGCGGCCGCGACCGGCGGCGCCACGAACACCGCTGCCGCAGCCGCCACCAACGGCGCCGCCAAATCCCCCGGCGCGGACCCCGAAACCGCCGACGACCTCAGCCCCCGCGAGGCCGACGTCCTCCGCCTCATCGCCGCCGGACACTCCAACCGCGAGATCGCGAAGAAGCTCTTCGTCGGCGAGGCGACCGTGAAGTCGCACATCAACCGCATCTTCACCAAGACCGGCTGCCGCGACCGCGCGCAGGCCGTCCAGTACGCCTTCACCCACGGCTACGCCGACCCCGGCACCAAATAA
- a CDS encoding TetR/AcrR family transcriptional regulator: protein MSTSSAGSRRGRPRGFDREAAVTAATRLFWERGYEATSISDLTEAMGIRSGSLYAAFGDKPALFREALVAYGESPYGAFVNVAFAEEATAFGAVARMLREAARVFPDPVHPAGCMTINAATNVSPANVEVQEMLRDQRNRNIAMMADRLRAGQRDGELPASADADALAAYYAAVFQGMSQRARDGASESELSQTAELALAVWPRG from the coding sequence GTGAGTACTTCTTCCGCCGGTTCCCGTCGCGGTCGGCCGCGCGGTTTCGATCGCGAGGCCGCCGTGACCGCTGCGACGCGCCTGTTCTGGGAGCGGGGGTACGAGGCGACGTCCATCAGCGACCTGACAGAGGCGATGGGCATCCGCTCCGGGAGCCTCTACGCGGCGTTCGGGGACAAGCCGGCGTTGTTCCGGGAGGCGTTGGTCGCGTATGGGGAGTCGCCCTACGGCGCGTTCGTGAACGTGGCCTTCGCCGAGGAGGCGACGGCCTTCGGCGCTGTAGCGCGGATGTTGCGCGAGGCGGCTCGGGTGTTCCCGGACCCGGTGCATCCGGCCGGGTGCATGACGATCAACGCCGCCACGAACGTCTCACCGGCGAACGTCGAGGTGCAGGAGATGCTGCGGGATCAGCGGAACCGGAACATCGCGATGATGGCCGACCGGTTGCGCGCGGGGCAGCGTGACGGGGAGCTGCCGGCGTCGGCGGACGCCGATGCGCTGGCCGCGTATTACGCCGCCGTGTTCCAGGGGATGTCGCAGCGCGCGCGGGATGGCGCGAGCGAATCAGAGCTCTCGCAGACGGCGGAGTTGGCGTTGGCGGTGTGGCCTCGCGGCTGA
- a CDS encoding SDR family oxidoreductase — MSLQGKHALVTGGSRGIGRAIAERLAHDGATVVLTYARDHAAAEDTVAGIEKKGGKAMALHAPFGSHGDADRLWQAYDAATGHAGVDIVVNNAGIGRSSDIDALTEDEFDEVFAVNVRAPLFVVRGALPRLRDHGRVVNISSGVSRIAMPEILAYSATKGALDNLTLNLAKLLGPRGITVNSVAPGIVDTDVNAGWLRGNAEAEQWAAQASAFGRIGQPDDIAAVVAFLAGEDSRWVTGRVVDATGGSML; from the coding sequence ATGTCCTTGCAGGGAAAGCACGCCCTGGTCACCGGCGGCAGCCGCGGCATCGGCCGGGCGATCGCCGAGCGCCTGGCGCACGACGGCGCCACCGTCGTCCTCACCTACGCCCGCGACCACGCAGCGGCCGAGGACACCGTGGCCGGCATCGAGAAGAAGGGCGGGAAGGCGATGGCCCTGCACGCCCCCTTCGGCAGCCACGGCGACGCCGACCGGCTCTGGCAGGCCTACGACGCGGCGACCGGCCACGCCGGCGTCGACATCGTCGTCAACAACGCCGGCATCGGCCGCAGCTCCGACATCGACGCCCTGACCGAGGACGAGTTCGACGAAGTCTTCGCGGTCAACGTCCGCGCCCCGCTGTTCGTCGTCCGCGGCGCGCTGCCCCGGCTGCGCGACCACGGCCGCGTCGTCAACATCTCCAGCGGCGTCAGCCGCATCGCGATGCCCGAGATCCTCGCCTACAGCGCGACCAAGGGGGCCCTGGACAACCTCACCCTCAACCTCGCCAAACTCCTGGGCCCGCGCGGGATCACGGTGAATTCGGTCGCGCCGGGCATCGTCGACACCGATGTCAATGCCGGCTGGCTGCGAGGCAACGCCGAAGCCGAACAGTGGGCCGCGCAAGCCTCGGCGTTCGGCCGGATCGGGCAGCCGGACGACATCGCCGCGGTGGTGGCGTTCCTGGCCGGGGAGGACAGCCGCTGGGTCACCGGCCGGGTGGTCGACGCGACGGGCGGCTCAATGCTCTGA
- a CDS encoding LuxR C-terminal-related transcriptional regulator yields MRVVLAEDLFLLRDGMIRLLEAYGFEIAAAVGDGPALVEALVTQRPDVAVVDVRMPPTFTDEGLRAVLEARRAVPGLPVLVLSQYVEQLYAGELLADGAGAIGYLLKDRVFDSDSFVDAVKRVAAGGTVMDPEVISKLLARGARKEPLAELTDREREVLSLMAEGRSNAAIAERLVITERAIAKHTSNIFMKLGLPESSDDNRRVLAVLAYLKA; encoded by the coding sequence GTGCGCGTCGTCCTCGCCGAAGACCTCTTCCTCCTCCGGGACGGCATGATCCGCCTGCTGGAGGCGTACGGGTTCGAGATCGCGGCGGCCGTCGGCGACGGCCCCGCACTCGTCGAGGCGCTGGTGACCCAGCGCCCCGACGTGGCGGTGGTGGACGTGCGCATGCCGCCGACGTTCACCGACGAGGGACTGCGCGCGGTGCTGGAGGCCCGGCGGGCCGTGCCGGGCCTGCCGGTGTTGGTGCTCTCGCAGTACGTCGAGCAGCTGTACGCGGGAGAACTGCTGGCCGACGGCGCCGGCGCGATCGGCTACCTGCTCAAGGACCGAGTGTTCGACTCCGACAGCTTTGTCGACGCGGTGAAGCGGGTTGCGGCCGGCGGCACCGTGATGGACCCCGAGGTGATCTCCAAGCTGCTGGCCCGCGGCGCCCGCAAGGAGCCGCTGGCGGAGCTGACCGACCGGGAGCGCGAAGTGCTCTCGCTGATGGCCGAGGGGCGCTCGAACGCGGCGATCGCCGAGCGGCTGGTGATCACCGAGCGGGCGATCGCCAAGCACACCTCCAACATCTTCATGAAGCTGGGGTTGCCGGAGTCCTCGGACGACAACCGGCGGGTGTTGGCGGTGCTGGCTTATTTGAAGGCGTGA
- a CDS encoding sensor domain-containing protein, with product MTNTTNKRWSAVLEGGFWFFVMLVPMLLGYVALALVAGLAGIGLGLLLIPPVAVYLRWLADMRRRKVRAWRGIEIPEPYRAAPEFGTGFSGYWEKVKFHGTDPAFWRDAAWAMTDPVVGALLAVLPIALVAEGLYGFVISALWNVFVQHGFNDWFGFIHVHHGNEGLRWAPAALGVLEIALGVAIAPKMLEWHARWSRVLLAPTPAQVEARMQHLTQTRADAVDTQAAELRRIERDLHDGAQARLVAMGMHLNAASQLLERDPEAAQKLLLEARDSSAKALSELRDLVRGIHPPVLADRGLVDAVRATALDSPLDVEVHAEVPGRLDAPLESAAYFAISEALTNVAKHAHASHVWIDMRVASGLLKITVSDDGIGGADAARGSGLHGIERRLATFDGILALSSPQGGPTVVTMELPCASSSPKTSSSSGTA from the coding sequence ATGACGAACACCACCAACAAGCGATGGAGCGCCGTCCTGGAGGGCGGGTTCTGGTTCTTCGTGATGCTGGTCCCGATGCTGCTCGGCTACGTCGCGCTGGCGCTGGTGGCCGGTCTGGCCGGCATCGGGCTCGGCCTGCTCCTGATCCCTCCGGTCGCGGTCTACCTGCGCTGGCTGGCCGACATGCGCCGCAGGAAGGTGCGGGCCTGGCGGGGGATCGAGATCCCCGAGCCTTACCGGGCCGCCCCGGAGTTCGGCACCGGGTTCTCCGGCTACTGGGAGAAGGTCAAGTTCCACGGGACCGACCCCGCGTTCTGGCGGGACGCCGCGTGGGCGATGACCGACCCGGTCGTCGGGGCGCTCCTGGCCGTGCTCCCGATCGCCCTGGTGGCCGAGGGCCTGTACGGCTTCGTCATCAGCGCCCTCTGGAACGTGTTCGTCCAGCACGGCTTCAACGACTGGTTCGGCTTCATCCACGTGCACCACGGCAACGAGGGCCTGCGCTGGGCCCCGGCGGCGCTCGGGGTCCTGGAGATCGCCCTGGGCGTGGCCATCGCGCCGAAGATGCTGGAGTGGCACGCCCGCTGGTCCCGCGTCCTGCTGGCCCCGACGCCGGCGCAGGTCGAGGCGCGGATGCAGCACCTGACCCAGACCCGGGCCGACGCGGTCGACACCCAGGCCGCCGAGCTGCGCCGGATCGAGCGCGACCTGCACGACGGCGCGCAGGCCCGGCTGGTCGCCATGGGCATGCACCTCAACGCGGCCTCGCAGCTGCTGGAGCGCGACCCCGAGGCGGCGCAGAAGCTGCTGCTGGAGGCCCGCGACTCCTCGGCCAAGGCCCTGTCCGAGCTGCGCGACCTGGTCCGCGGCATCCACCCGCCGGTGCTCGCCGACCGCGGCCTGGTCGACGCGGTGCGGGCCACGGCCCTGGACTCGCCGCTGGACGTCGAGGTGCACGCCGAGGTCCCCGGCCGGCTGGACGCCCCGCTGGAGTCGGCGGCGTACTTCGCGATCAGCGAGGCCCTGACCAACGTGGCCAAGCACGCGCACGCCTCGCACGTGTGGATCGACATGCGGGTGGCGTCCGGCCTGCTGAAGATCACGGTCAGCGACGACGGGATCGGCGGCGCCGACGCCGCCCGCGGCAGCGGACTGCACGGGATCGAGCGCCGGCTTGCTACCTTCGACGGGATCCTCGCCCTGAGCAGCCCGCAGGGCGGACCGACCGTAGTGACCATGGAGCTGCCGTGCGCGTCGTCCTCGCCGAAGACCTCTTCCTCCTCCGGGACGGCATGA
- a CDS encoding serine hydrolase domain-containing protein, translating to MWTTIVSGIALAASALSGSVAHAAAANAANAAPDLSGVGPLIDQTVTAQLAKDKIPGAAVVVVAGGQTVFAQGYGVADTATNAPVDPVRTEFFTGSVAKVFTATAVAQLVQQGKLDPDADVNTYLKDFKIPDTFPGHPVTVQNLMTHTAGFDADPFGVAVSDPKKVPPLGQFLQDSRPARVRPPGTLAAYDNYGVALAGYLVQTVSGEPFAQYVQDHVFQPLQMDASTFQQPHPAGYDANLAKGYRPEGGGWVAEDGQYGGWSPTGAGTAATATDMGKFMMAQLAKDPRLGNGVADLMQQRHFTMDPRLPGMAYLFEERPRDGQRILFKDGDVPGFHSDMALLPDKDIGIYVVYNGDGTDRIAQWDGKALINQIVDTAFPHSTGFPNTTSAPTAAKDPKLGSYAGTYRSDQVSREDVTRVAGLVSSVTVSANGDGTITTNGLSQNPKIGDQRWIPLGSGEFAEQGGQDRLVFDGHGHLATSIDPTDAYYKLDWYNSPALHLPMLYGGAGILAAAFLGFPILALVRRVRQRPTHSRWARGARMLAWVAGGLATLFVAGFVTVTGDSDAFYEQLILGSSTLTLLLVVNALLTLCTVGLIAGSAAAWKLGWWRPAGRIAYSLTALGAVSFLAVAFTYNLVWP from the coding sequence ATGTGGACGACCATCGTTTCCGGCATCGCCCTCGCCGCCTCAGCGCTGTCCGGCTCCGTCGCGCACGCCGCAGCCGCCAACGCCGCCAACGCCGCCCCGGACCTCTCGGGCGTCGGTCCGCTCATAGACCAGACCGTCACCGCGCAGCTCGCGAAGGACAAGATTCCCGGCGCGGCCGTGGTCGTGGTGGCCGGCGGGCAGACCGTGTTCGCGCAAGGCTACGGCGTCGCCGACACCGCCACCAACGCTCCGGTCGACCCGGTGCGCACCGAGTTCTTCACCGGCTCGGTCGCCAAAGTCTTCACCGCCACCGCCGTCGCGCAGCTGGTCCAGCAGGGCAAGCTCGATCCGGACGCGGACGTGAACACGTACCTGAAGGACTTCAAGATCCCGGACACGTTCCCGGGCCACCCGGTGACCGTGCAGAACCTGATGACCCACACCGCCGGCTTCGACGCGGACCCGTTCGGCGTGGCCGTGAGCGACCCGAAGAAGGTGCCGCCGCTCGGGCAGTTCCTCCAGGACTCCAGGCCCGCGCGGGTACGTCCGCCCGGCACGCTCGCCGCGTACGACAACTACGGCGTCGCCCTGGCCGGCTACCTGGTCCAGACCGTCTCCGGCGAGCCGTTCGCGCAGTACGTCCAGGACCACGTGTTCCAGCCGCTGCAGATGGACGCCTCGACCTTCCAGCAGCCGCATCCGGCGGGCTACGACGCGAACCTGGCGAAGGGCTACCGGCCGGAGGGCGGAGGCTGGGTCGCCGAGGACGGCCAGTACGGCGGCTGGTCCCCGACCGGCGCGGGCACCGCCGCCACCGCGACCGACATGGGCAAGTTCATGATGGCGCAGCTGGCGAAGGACCCGCGGCTGGGCAACGGGGTCGCGGACCTGATGCAGCAGCGGCACTTCACGATGGACCCGCGGCTGCCCGGCATGGCGTACCTCTTCGAGGAACGGCCGCGGGACGGCCAGCGGATCCTGTTCAAGGACGGCGACGTCCCCGGGTTCCACAGCGACATGGCGCTGTTGCCGGACAAGGACATCGGCATATACGTGGTCTACAACGGTGACGGCACCGACCGGATCGCGCAGTGGGATGGCAAAGCCCTGATCAACCAGATCGTCGACACGGCCTTTCCGCATAGCACGGGCTTCCCCAATACCACCAGCGCCCCGACCGCCGCCAAGGACCCGAAACTCGGCAGCTACGCCGGGACCTACCGCAGCGACCAGGTGAGCCGGGAAGACGTCACCCGGGTCGCGGGGCTGGTGTCCTCGGTGACGGTGTCGGCCAACGGCGACGGCACCATCACCACCAACGGCCTGTCGCAGAACCCGAAGATCGGCGACCAGCGCTGGATCCCGCTCGGCAGCGGAGAATTCGCCGAGCAGGGCGGCCAGGACCGGCTGGTGTTCGACGGCCACGGCCACCTCGCGACGTCCATCGATCCCACCGACGCCTACTACAAACTGGACTGGTACAACTCCCCCGCGCTGCACCTGCCGATGCTCTACGGCGGCGCCGGGATCCTCGCGGCCGCTTTCCTCGGCTTCCCGATCCTCGCGCTGGTACGGCGCGTGCGGCAGCGGCCGACGCACTCCCGGTGGGCCCGGGGCGCGCGGATGCTCGCCTGGGTCGCCGGCGGGCTGGCGACGTTGTTCGTCGCCGGGTTCGTGACGGTGACCGGGGACAGCGACGCCTTCTACGAACAACTCATCCTCGGGTCCTCGACGCTGACCCTGCTGCTGGTGGTGAACGCGCTGCTGACCCTGTGCACCGTCGGGCTGATCGCCGGGAGCGCCGCGGCCTGGAAGCTGGGCTGGTGGCGGCCGGCCGGGCGGATCGCGTACTCGCTGACCGCGCTCGGCGCCGTGTCCTTCCTGGCCGTGGCGTTCACGTACAACCTGGTCTGGCCGTAG
- a CDS encoding sigma-70 family RNA polymerase sigma factor, whose product MDSTEWLAERFEENRRHLRAVAFRMLGSLSEADDAVQESWLRLSRQQGARADAIDNLTAWLTTVVARVALTMLKARSREESLDAVHIPEPIISPEDGLDPEHEALLADSVGLALLVVLETLQPAERLAFVLHDMFAVPFEEIAVIVDKSPAAARQLASRARRRVQGADAVPDPDLSRQKEVVRAFSAASRGGDFAALVAVLDPDVVLRADYGSLPAGLKLLRGAEAVARQALMFARFAAHARPALVNGAPGRVTVVDGKPAAVMGFTVVDGRIKEINILADPERLAELDLTFFEV is encoded by the coding sequence GTGGACAGCACCGAATGGCTCGCCGAGCGCTTCGAGGAGAACCGGCGCCATCTGCGGGCCGTCGCCTTCCGGATGCTGGGCTCCCTGTCCGAGGCCGACGACGCCGTCCAGGAGTCCTGGCTGCGCCTGAGCCGCCAGCAGGGCGCCCGCGCCGACGCCATCGACAACCTGACCGCCTGGCTCACCACGGTCGTCGCCCGCGTCGCCCTCACCATGCTGAAGGCGCGCAGCCGCGAGGAGTCGCTGGACGCGGTCCACATCCCCGAGCCGATCATCTCGCCGGAGGACGGCCTGGACCCCGAGCACGAGGCGCTGCTCGCCGACTCCGTCGGCCTGGCCCTGCTGGTGGTCCTGGAGACGCTGCAACCGGCCGAGCGCCTGGCGTTCGTGCTGCACGACATGTTCGCCGTCCCCTTCGAGGAGATCGCGGTCATCGTCGACAAGAGCCCGGCCGCCGCGCGCCAGCTGGCCAGCCGCGCCCGGCGCCGGGTCCAGGGTGCCGACGCGGTGCCGGACCCGGACCTGAGCCGGCAGAAAGAGGTCGTCCGGGCCTTCTCCGCGGCCTCCCGGGGCGGCGACTTCGCCGCGCTGGTCGCGGTGCTGGACCCGGACGTCGTGCTGCGTGCCGACTACGGCAGCCTCCCGGCGGGCCTCAAGCTGCTTCGCGGCGCCGAGGCGGTGGCCAGGCAGGCGCTGATGTTCGCCCGCTTCGCGGCCCACGCCCGCCCGGCGCTCGTCAACGGAGCCCCGGGGCGGGTGACGGTCGTGGACGGCAAGCCGGCTGCGGTCATGGGCTTCACCGTGGTGGACGGCCGGATCAAGGAGATCAACATCCTGGCCGATCCGGAGCGGCTGGCGGAGCTGGACCTGACCTTCTTCGAGGTCTGA
- a CDS encoding NUDIX hydrolase, with the protein MYPAPPPARVSDAEIRDLVARYLAQSPDQAERLRPVTDALATSADLTHRRTLPGHVTTGAFVVDADGRLLQIAHKSLGRWLNPGGHTEPEDASLAAAARRELLEETGLGAEHVTLLGDPDLPLAIDAHRIPANPAKDEPEHWHFDFRYAFRLNGIPGTATVELQLDEVDDHRWIPFDQAGLGEDTARLAAVLAGAVTNRAAERS; encoded by the coding sequence ATGTACCCAGCACCGCCGCCCGCACGCGTGTCCGACGCCGAGATCCGCGATCTCGTCGCACGCTACCTCGCGCAGTCCCCGGACCAGGCCGAACGCCTCCGGCCGGTTACCGACGCGCTGGCCACGAGCGCCGACCTCACCCACCGCCGCACCCTCCCGGGCCACGTCACCACCGGCGCCTTCGTCGTCGACGCCGACGGCCGCCTCCTGCAGATCGCGCACAAGTCCCTCGGCCGCTGGCTCAATCCCGGCGGCCACACCGAGCCGGAGGACGCCAGCCTGGCCGCCGCCGCCCGCCGTGAGCTGCTGGAGGAGACCGGCCTCGGCGCCGAGCACGTCACCCTCCTGGGCGACCCGGACCTGCCGCTGGCCATCGACGCGCACCGGATCCCGGCCAACCCGGCCAAGGACGAACCAGAGCACTGGCACTTCGACTTCCGCTACGCCTTCCGCCTCAACGGGATCCCCGGCACGGCGACCGTCGAGCTTCAACTCGACGAGGTCGACGACCACCGCTGGATCCCCTTCGACCAGGCCGGCCTCGGCGAGGACACCGCCCGGCTGGCCGCCGTGCTGGCAGGCGCTGTCACAAACCGCGCTGCCGAGAGGTCATAG